A part of Tardiphaga sp. vice304 genomic DNA contains:
- a CDS encoding DUF5330 domain-containing protein, with protein sequence MFFLLRMAFWLGLVLVLLPRDKTPESDKQPTLGTSEAMSAAGAAVSDMSQFCTRQPAACEVGGHAATVLGERAKEGAKKIYQIITDKKPDTTGSISGEDDVPDDSAAARPDTLVPDDLAAEWRAP encoded by the coding sequence ATGTTCTTCCTGCTTCGCATGGCATTCTGGCTCGGGCTGGTGCTCGTGCTGCTGCCCAGGGACAAGACGCCTGAGTCGGACAAGCAGCCCACGCTCGGCACCTCCGAGGCGATGTCGGCGGCGGGGGCGGCGGTGTCCGACATGAGCCAGTTCTGCACGCGCCAGCCGGCCGCCTGCGAGGTCGGCGGCCATGCCGCGACCGTGCTCGGCGAACGCGCCAAGGAAGGCGCCAAGAAGATCTATCAGATCATCACCGACAAGAAGCCCGACACCACCGGCTCGATATCCGGCGAAGACGACGTGCCGGACGACAGCGCGGCCGCACGGCCGGACACGCTGGTGCCCGACGATCTCGCCGCCGAATGGCGGGCGCCGTAG
- a CDS encoding MucR family transcriptional regulator produces the protein MAETAGSNVIELTASIVAAYVGNNPTPAAELPALIGQIHAALLRVSGGKVEVAAEPSKPAVSVKKSMTADYLVCLEDGKRFKSLKRHLRTQYSMTPEQYREKWSLPPDYPMVAPNYAVARSQLAKKMGLGQQRRRRK, from the coding sequence ATGGCCGAGACCGCAGGCAGCAATGTGATCGAGCTCACGGCCAGCATTGTGGCGGCCTATGTCGGCAACAACCCGACGCCGGCCGCGGAACTGCCGGCCCTGATCGGACAGATCCATGCGGCGTTGCTGCGCGTGTCGGGCGGCAAGGTCGAGGTCGCCGCCGAGCCGAGCAAGCCCGCGGTGTCGGTGAAGAAGTCGATGACCGCGGACTATCTGGTCTGCCTGGAAGACGGCAAGCGCTTCAAATCGCTGAAGCGGCATCTGCGCACGCAATATTCGATGACGCCGGAACAGTACCGCGAAAAATGGAGTCTGCCGCCGGACTACCCGATGGTGGCGCCGAATTATGCGGTGGCGCGCTCGCAGCTCGCCAAGAAGATGGGCCTCGGCCAGCAGCGCCGCCGCCGCAAGTAA
- a CDS encoding DUF1491 family protein, translated as MRLKSSIWVAAYLRRCQSEGVFGAVRRRGAEEAGAVFVKVALLNGNAMLYAPAPQSAYDDSRPVERVFAPSPPLPVEERKIEERLMKEISFDPDVWIVETEDKAGRHFLDLVKG; from the coding sequence ATGAGACTCAAATCATCCATCTGGGTCGCCGCCTATCTGCGGCGTTGCCAATCCGAAGGCGTGTTCGGCGCGGTGCGGCGGCGTGGCGCGGAGGAGGCGGGCGCGGTGTTCGTCAAGGTCGCGCTCTTGAACGGCAACGCGATGCTCTACGCACCGGCGCCGCAATCGGCCTATGACGACAGCCGCCCGGTCGAGCGCGTCTTTGCGCCGTCGCCGCCGCTTCCGGTGGAAGAACGCAAGATCGAGGAGCGGTTGATGAAGGAGATCTCGTTCGATCCCGACGTCTGGATCGTCGAGACCGAGGACAAGGCCGGCCGGCATTTCCTGGATCTGGTGAAGGGGTAG
- a CDS encoding glycosyltransferase family 39 protein, with the protein MSSITTSAIDLPQRRSVERTCDDLAILTLVVVGIVAGFTFRDYGLGWDDYTHAEYADLLLKMYGTGFKDLSALSFANLYMYGGGFDMAAALLHRIIPLELFETRRLLGAVVGIIGLTVTWRLGRRVGGAVGGLATLLLLALCPTFYGHMFMNPKDAPFAVSMVILMLGLVRLAEEYPKPSARTVLILGLGAGLAIGSRILAGLALIYTLIGFLPLWAGDIRTHGWREAGHRFLHVLYVLIPGLVLGYLVMGLIWPWSILEPGNPVHALTYFSAFFEKPWKEMFDGAMISVPDMPWSYLPTLFALQLPEVLLFLTLGGVVLTIFSLSRDDVAPRRKTILLMLTFAAMLPLLIAMVKRPALYNGIRHFIFVIPPMTVLAGAAFAWGMDWLRVNHRGAQAAVVALFSFGLALPMAEMIRLHPYQYTHFNYIAGTVRQADALFMLDYWGLALKQASDALKQEIIERQESPPVGRKWKVAVCGPQRPAQVALGPDFTIGWDSQSADFAMTLGEFYCKGLTAPVIAEIKRDDVVFAKVYDIRGSSISSLLAIPAP; encoded by the coding sequence ATGTCATCCATCACGACTTCGGCCATCGACCTGCCGCAACGGCGCTCGGTGGAACGGACCTGCGACGACCTCGCCATACTCACGCTGGTGGTCGTCGGCATCGTCGCGGGCTTTACCTTCCGCGATTACGGCCTCGGCTGGGACGACTACACCCACGCTGAATACGCCGACCTGCTGCTGAAGATGTACGGCACCGGGTTCAAGGACCTCAGCGCGCTGTCGTTCGCCAATCTCTATATGTATGGCGGCGGCTTCGACATGGCCGCCGCCCTGTTGCACAGAATTATCCCGCTGGAATTGTTCGAGACCCGCCGGCTGCTCGGTGCCGTGGTCGGCATCATCGGCCTCACGGTCACCTGGCGGCTCGGCCGCCGCGTCGGCGGCGCTGTCGGCGGCCTCGCCACGCTGCTGCTGCTGGCGCTGTGCCCGACCTTCTACGGCCACATGTTCATGAATCCGAAGGATGCGCCCTTCGCGGTGTCGATGGTCATCCTGATGCTCGGCCTGGTCCGCCTCGCCGAGGAATATCCGAAGCCCTCGGCGCGCACCGTGCTGATCCTCGGCCTCGGCGCCGGCCTCGCGATCGGCTCGCGCATCCTCGCCGGCCTGGCCCTGATCTATACGCTAATCGGCTTCCTGCCGCTGTGGGCCGGCGACATTCGCACCCACGGCTGGCGCGAAGCCGGCCATCGCTTTCTTCACGTGCTCTACGTGCTGATCCCAGGCCTCGTGCTGGGCTATCTGGTGATGGGGCTGATCTGGCCGTGGTCGATCCTCGAGCCCGGCAACCCGGTGCATGCGCTGACCTACTTCTCGGCGTTCTTCGAGAAGCCGTGGAAGGAAATGTTCGACGGCGCGATGATCTCGGTGCCGGACATGCCGTGGTCCTATCTGCCGACCTTGTTCGCGCTGCAGCTCCCCGAAGTGCTGCTGTTCCTGACGCTCGGCGGCGTGGTGCTGACGATCTTTTCGCTGTCGCGCGACGACGTGGCGCCGCGCCGCAAGACCATCCTGCTGATGCTGACTTTTGCAGCGATGCTGCCGCTCTTGATCGCGATGGTGAAGCGCCCGGCGCTGTATAACGGCATCCGGCATTTCATCTTCGTGATCCCGCCGATGACCGTGCTGGCCGGCGCCGCCTTTGCCTGGGGCATGGACTGGCTGCGCGTCAACCACCGCGGCGCGCAGGCCGCCGTGGTCGCCCTGTTCTCGTTCGGCCTGGCGCTGCCGATGGCCGAGATGATCCGGCTGCATCCCTATCAGTACACGCATTTCAACTACATCGCCGGCACGGTGCGCCAGGCCGATGCGCTGTTCATGCTGGACTATTGGGGCCTCGCCTTGAAGCAGGCCTCCGATGCGCTGAAGCAGGAGATCATCGAGCGCCAGGAAAGCCCGCCCGTGGGCCGAAAATGGAAGGTCGCGGTATGCGGCCCGCAGCGCCCGGCGCAGGTGGCGCTCGGCCCGGATTTCACGATCGGCTGGGACAGCCAGTCGGCCGATTTTGCGATGACGCTCGGCGAATTCTACTGCAAGGGCCTCACGGCGCCGGTGATTGCCGAGATCAAGCGCGACGACGTCGTGTTCGCGAAGGTCTACGACATCCGCGGCAGCAGTATTTCGAGCCTGCTGGCGATCCCGGCGCCGTAG
- a CDS encoding peptidoglycan-binding domain-containing protein, with amino-acid sequence MPKENSPKPRKSRSRAVAVIEAPAERGLLLRMLLHSPKDMVAGLIAFAAVSAIIGNAIFLQAGHHPSPMFGSSVTVPMPAPSMANLLPKPRPADAMLRPNDTKLDSRLLDAKPVDGKSESKPVERAVADPMAGLVKSTTPPAASSAVARPPAPVPNVARDPLGDLIVSSRRVAAVQRALTEYGYGQLKPTGTAGSDTQAAIQRFERERKLPVTGQISDRMVKELATVTGRPIE; translated from the coding sequence GTGCCTAAAGAAAATTCCCCCAAGCCGAGGAAGTCGCGCAGCCGCGCCGTCGCCGTCATCGAGGCGCCGGCCGAGCGCGGCCTGCTGCTGCGCATGCTGCTGCACAGTCCGAAGGACATGGTGGCCGGATTGATCGCGTTCGCTGCGGTCAGCGCCATCATCGGCAACGCGATCTTCCTGCAGGCCGGGCATCACCCGTCGCCGATGTTCGGCTCCAGCGTGACGGTGCCGATGCCGGCGCCGTCCATGGCGAATCTGTTGCCGAAGCCGCGCCCGGCGGATGCGATGCTGCGGCCGAACGATACCAAGCTGGATTCGCGGTTGCTCGACGCCAAGCCGGTCGATGGCAAGAGCGAGAGCAAGCCGGTCGAGCGCGCCGTTGCCGACCCGATGGCCGGGCTGGTCAAATCCACCACGCCGCCGGCCGCTTCCAGCGCGGTGGCGCGCCCGCCGGCGCCGGTGCCGAATGTCGCGCGCGATCCGCTCGGCGATCTGATCGTCAGTTCGCGCCGCGTCGCCGCCGTGCAGCGCGCGCTCACCGAATATGGCTACGGCCAGCTCAAGCCGACCGGCACCGCCGGCTCCGATACGCAAGCCGCCATCCAGCGCTTCGAGCGCGAACGCAAGCTGCCGGTGACTGGTCAGATCTCCGACCGCATGGTGAAAGAGCTGGCGACGGTGACGGGCCGGCCGATCGAATAA
- a CDS encoding DUF1214 domain-containing protein, with protein sequence MRLILLSLLALAIAAATGLGLTWTTATRGTDLGTLTIGAWTARPRTGSSDIDPYARASIARSGELPIGTGDGVAFTATTDDGKKLLDGRCDVVVSGVTPAARFWTLTLYDTKGALVPNALQRYGFTSQEIIRGVDGAFEVRIASRARAGNWLPTSAIERYVLMLRLYDTPVGIATRTQRDAPMPSIRTVGCP encoded by the coding sequence GTGCGGCTGATCCTTCTCTCTCTGCTGGCGCTCGCCATTGCCGCGGCCACCGGCCTCGGCCTGACCTGGACCACCGCGACGCGCGGCACGGATCTGGGCACGCTGACGATCGGCGCCTGGACGGCGCGGCCGCGCACCGGCTCCAGCGACATCGATCCCTATGCCCGCGCCTCGATCGCGCGCTCCGGCGAATTGCCGATCGGCACCGGCGACGGTGTCGCCTTCACCGCCACCACCGATGACGGCAAGAAGCTGCTCGACGGCCGCTGCGACGTCGTGGTGTCGGGCGTGACGCCGGCGGCGCGATTCTGGACGCTGACGCTGTACGATACCAAAGGCGCCCTGGTGCCGAACGCCCTGCAGCGTTACGGCTTCACCAGCCAGGAAATCATCCGCGGCGTCGATGGCGCCTTCGAGGTCCGCATCGCCTCGCGGGCGCGCGCTGGCAACTGGCTGCCGACCTCCGCGATCGAACGCTACGTGCTGATGCTGCGCTTGTACGACACCCCGGTCGGCATCGCCACGCGGACCCAGCGCGACGCGCCGATGCCGTCGATCCGTACGGTGGGCTGCCCATGA
- a CDS encoding DUF2336 domain-containing protein has protein sequence MTTPPMFPGFDGLMTLSRREGVDIRPTLLRVLTDLYVQAYSHTIDEEKQFIELAGRLVDEVDDATRAVVRARLAVYPHTPLVILQKLKLRPAVPAQELPRAQPIPVAAAAPVAKAPSEVEQRMAATLLMQPKDATEISDLFFAATASERAKILHDIAATPLKSSARIAPERAARAMHILEMAAFAEDRDNFARELGEALLLPHQVAERAVNDPGGEPLACCAKALGMNSAIFQRVLLFLNPEFGASVTHVYRLSRLYDVLSERSALIMVAAWRGAIVAATRAKYRPALYDDERHRARAAAPVARPAVQPGGMDVTRIRTTGK, from the coding sequence ATGACCACACCTCCGATGTTTCCGGGCTTCGATGGCCTGATGACGCTGTCGCGCCGCGAGGGCGTCGACATCCGTCCGACCTTGCTTCGCGTGCTGACGGATCTCTACGTGCAGGCCTACAGCCACACGATCGACGAGGAAAAACAATTCATCGAGCTCGCCGGCCGGCTGGTCGACGAGGTCGATGACGCCACCCGCGCGGTGGTGCGTGCGCGTCTCGCGGTCTATCCGCACACGCCGCTGGTCATCCTGCAAAAGCTGAAACTGCGACCGGCCGTGCCGGCGCAGGAGCTGCCGCGCGCGCAGCCGATCCCGGTCGCCGCGGCAGCCCCCGTGGCGAAGGCGCCGAGCGAGGTCGAACAGCGGATGGCCGCCACGCTTTTGATGCAGCCGAAGGACGCCACCGAAATCTCCGACCTGTTCTTTGCCGCCACCGCCTCTGAGCGCGCGAAAATCCTGCACGATATTGCCGCGACGCCGCTGAAATCGTCGGCGCGGATCGCGCCGGAGCGCGCCGCACGCGCGATGCACATTCTGGAAATGGCGGCGTTCGCAGAGGATCGCGACAATTTTGCCCGCGAACTGGGCGAGGCGCTGTTGTTGCCGCATCAGGTCGCCGAGCGCGCGGTCAATGATCCGGGCGGCGAGCCGCTGGCCTGCTGCGCCAAGGCGCTCGGCATGAACAGCGCGATTTTCCAGCGGGTGCTGCTGTTTCTCAATCCGGAATTCGGCGCCTCGGTCACCCATGTCTACCGGCTGTCGCGGCTCTATGACGTCTTGAGCGAACGTTCGGCGCTGATCATGGTGGCCGCCTGGCGCGGCGCCATCGTCGCGGCGACGCGTGCGAAATATCGCCCGGCGCTATACGATGACGAGCGCCACCGCGCGCGCGCAGCGGCGCCTGTGGCACGGCCGGCGGTGCAGCCGGGCGGGATGGATGTGACGCGCATCCGGACGACGGGGAAGTAG
- a CDS encoding DUF1254 domain-containing protein, translated as MIRLLFAIVAGIVIGGIVHLVSVLALPRIATQDAYSRLTAITMVNAVTALPSTEPGKTLLPFMDPAFALAVCRYDLSNGPIKLVVPVSQSYTSVSFYTRSEVAYYAINDRSAGRRIIELDLMTEAQHAELPEDEDVTAADRLIIDSPTPTGLIVLKALAAEPGLMQQAQATLVAAQCGAPAEPPGKKGAGKR; from the coding sequence ATGATCCGGCTGCTGTTCGCCATCGTCGCCGGCATCGTGATCGGCGGCATCGTGCACCTGGTCAGCGTGCTCGCGTTGCCGCGCATCGCGACGCAGGACGCCTATTCGCGGCTCACCGCCATCACCATGGTCAACGCTGTCACGGCGTTGCCTTCGACCGAACCCGGCAAGACGCTGCTGCCGTTCATGGACCCCGCCTTCGCGCTGGCGGTGTGCCGTTACGATCTGTCGAATGGACCGATCAAGCTCGTGGTACCCGTCAGCCAATCCTACACCTCGGTGTCATTCTACACCCGCAGCGAGGTCGCCTATTACGCGATCAACGACCGCTCGGCCGGTCGCCGCATCATCGAGCTCGATCTGATGACCGAAGCGCAGCATGCCGAATTGCCGGAGGACGAAGACGTCACCGCGGCCGACCGGCTGATCATCGATTCCCCGACGCCGACCGGCCTGATCGTGCTGAAGGCGCTCGCCGCCGAGCCCGGCCTGATGCAGCAGGCACAAGCCACGCTCGTCGCCGCGCAATGCGGCGCCCCCGCCGAACCGCCGGGAAAGAAGGGCGCAGGCAAGCGGTAG
- a CDS encoding SufE family protein produces MTTIDDIRDNFELLEDWDDRYRYVIELGRTLKPLPDADHNAENKVNGCTSQVWLARQLARSDAGEPVLSYLGDSDAHIVRGLMAILLTLMSDRPAKDILATDAIQVFDELGFKEHLTPQRSNGLRAMVDRIRRDATETLATT; encoded by the coding sequence ATGACCACTATCGACGACATTCGAGACAATTTCGAACTGCTGGAAGACTGGGACGACCGCTACCGGTACGTCATCGAGCTCGGCCGCACGCTGAAACCGCTGCCAGACGCCGACCACAACGCCGAGAACAAGGTCAATGGCTGCACCAGCCAGGTCTGGCTGGCGCGCCAGTTGGCGCGCAGCGACGCCGGCGAGCCGGTGCTGAGCTATCTCGGCGACAGCGACGCCCACATCGTCCGCGGGTTGATGGCGATCCTGCTGACGCTGATGTCCGATCGCCCGGCGAAAGACATTCTGGCAACCGACGCGATCCAGGTATTCGACGAGCTCGGCTTCAAGGAACATTTGACGCCGCAGCGCTCCAACGGCTTGCGCGCCATGGTCGACCGCATCCGCAGAGATGCGACGGAAACGCTGGCGACGACTTAG
- a CDS encoding DUF6456 domain-containing protein, with protein MKASRPPKRPSETIDPQRARHLSLETRQILTEDGVAAVLVNDSESPLAWLARRKGRDGRAMISPHQFIAGEKLRADFTRGNLAPRMTANWDAPGGRPRGSGASPAEMTDVMVTSRQRLSQAMEACGPEFSGVLMDVCCFLRGLEDVERERGWPARSAKIVLQLGLDRLARHYGFAAETRGRGAKLRTWLADDVAFES; from the coding sequence ATGAAAGCTTCCCGCCCGCCGAAACGTCCGTCCGAGACCATCGACCCGCAGCGCGCCCGGCATCTGTCGCTGGAGACGCGGCAGATCCTGACCGAGGACGGCGTCGCCGCCGTGCTGGTCAATGACAGCGAGAGCCCGCTGGCCTGGCTGGCCAGGCGGAAGGGCCGCGACGGGCGGGCGATGATCAGCCCGCACCAGTTCATCGCCGGAGAAAAGCTGCGGGCCGACTTCACCCGCGGCAATCTTGCGCCGCGCATGACCGCGAACTGGGACGCGCCGGGCGGCCGGCCACGCGGCTCGGGCGCCAGCCCGGCCGAAATGACCGACGTGATGGTGACGTCGCGGCAGCGGCTCAGCCAGGCCATGGAGGCCTGCGGGCCGGAATTTTCCGGCGTGCTGATGGATGTCTGCTGTTTCCTGCGCGGGCTCGAGGACGTCGAGCGCGAGCGGGGCTGGCCGGCGCGCTCGGCCAAGATCGTGCTGCAACTCGGGCTGGACCGGCTGGCGCGGCATTATGGTTTCGCCGCGGAGACGCGGGGGCGGGGCGCCAAGCTGCGGACCTGGCTGGCGGACGATGTGGCGTTCGAGAGTTAG
- a CDS encoding PAS domain-containing sensor histidine kinase, whose protein sequence is MTVLNIIRECLDAMLHPSARVDALTGARHRAFMAPRLLGSLAALAAFPVYLALRGAPNAIEVAAFAWLIAPILLSYFLSRTGRYESAQILSSIALAGLIMMTAVFTGGIDSFAAIWLIVLPIEAALSASRRIVGFASALALACVTLLIALSGFDLLPAHASGAPHGVLMAFGIASATLYAAGLAFGAESLTRTSVALLNDEEDRYRLLARNMSDVISRHHRNGAVQFISPAAETLVGSSAQRLLGQGLFDRVHVADRPAYLTALSDAGRGGESRSVEFRLRRDVARSHDRLRSSAGEFIWVEMRCRPMEESSDKRATRDAEVVAVLRDVTDRKMQEQALAAARAEAERADESKSRFLATMSHELRTPLNAIIGFSEMIVQDDVLMIDAAKRHEYAQLINDSGHHLLSVVNGILDMSKLESGSFEIDPAPFAPRPALINCCNLLALKARENGIDLVTDAPKDLPDVNGDLRAFKQIVLNLVSNAIKFTERGGMVSVAASVEDNRLVLVVSDTGVGIASDDLKRIGDPFFQAGSTYQRRHEGTGLGLSIVKSLVAMHHGEIKVQSRIGEGTSITVALPLEFTRAAEPVSNIATLPPVVRAVSSDPARQVKKSA, encoded by the coding sequence GTGACCGTATTGAATATCATCCGCGAATGTCTTGATGCCATGCTGCATCCCTCGGCGCGTGTTGACGCGCTGACGGGCGCGCGACACCGCGCCTTCATGGCGCCGCGGCTGCTCGGCAGCCTGGCGGCGCTCGCGGCATTCCCCGTCTATCTTGCGCTGCGCGGCGCGCCGAATGCGATCGAGGTGGCAGCCTTTGCGTGGCTGATCGCGCCGATCCTGTTGTCGTACTTCCTGTCGCGCACCGGCCGCTACGAGAGCGCGCAGATCCTGTCATCGATCGCACTCGCCGGACTCATCATGATGACGGCCGTGTTCACCGGCGGCATCGATTCCTTTGCCGCCATCTGGCTGATCGTGCTGCCGATCGAGGCCGCGCTGTCGGCGTCGCGGCGCATCGTCGGTTTTGCCTCGGCGCTGGCGCTGGCCTGCGTCACCCTGCTGATCGCGCTCAGCGGTTTCGACCTGTTGCCGGCGCATGCCAGCGGTGCGCCGCATGGCGTGTTGATGGCGTTCGGCATTGCATCCGCCACGCTCTATGCCGCGGGCCTTGCCTTCGGCGCGGAATCTCTGACGCGCACCAGCGTGGCGCTGCTCAATGACGAGGAAGACCGCTATCGCCTGCTGGCGCGCAACATGTCGGATGTGATCTCGCGCCACCATCGCAACGGCGCGGTGCAGTTCATCTCGCCGGCGGCGGAAACCCTGGTCGGTAGCTCCGCGCAGCGTCTGCTCGGGCAGGGCCTGTTCGACCGCGTCCATGTCGCCGATCGCCCGGCCTATCTCACCGCTCTATCCGATGCCGGCCGCGGCGGCGAATCGCGCAGCGTCGAATTTCGCCTGCGCCGCGACGTTGCGCGCAGCCATGACCGTCTGCGATCATCGGCCGGCGAATTTATCTGGGTCGAGATGCGCTGCCGCCCGATGGAAGAGAGCTCCGACAAGCGCGCCACGCGCGATGCCGAAGTCGTCGCCGTGCTGCGCGACGTCACCGACCGCAAAATGCAGGAGCAGGCGCTGGCCGCCGCGCGCGCCGAAGCCGAGCGTGCCGACGAATCCAAGAGCCGTTTTCTCGCCACCATGAGCCACGAGCTGCGCACGCCGCTGAACGCCATCATCGGTTTCTCCGAGATGATCGTGCAGGATGACGTGCTGATGATCGATGCGGCCAAGCGGCATGAATATGCGCAGCTCATCAATGATTCCGGCCATCATCTGCTATCGGTGGTGAACGGCATCCTGGACATGTCGAAGCTCGAATCCGGCAGTTTCGAGATCGATCCGGCACCTTTCGCGCCGCGTCCGGCACTGATCAACTGCTGCAACCTCTTGGCCCTGAAGGCGCGCGAGAACGGCATCGATCTCGTCACCGACGCGCCGAAGGATTTGCCGGACGTGAACGGCGATCTGCGCGCGTTCAAGCAGATCGTGCTCAATCTGGTGTCCAACGCCATCAAGTTCACCGAGCGCGGCGGCATGGTCAGCGTCGCGGCCAGCGTCGAGGATAACAGGCTGGTGCTGGTTGTCTCCGACACCGGCGTCGGCATCGCCTCGGATGATCTGAAGCGGATCGGCGATCCGTTCTTTCAGGCAGGCTCGACCTATCAGCGCCGCCACGAAGGCACCGGCCTCGGCCTGTCGATCGTCAAGAGCCTGGTCGCCATGCATCACGGCGAGATCAAGGTGCAGAGCCGGATCGGCGAGGGCACCTCGATCACGGTGGCGCTGCCGCTCGAATTCACGCGCGCCGCTGAACCCGTCAGCAACATCGCCACGCTGCCGCCGGTCGTGCGCGCGGTTTCCTCCGATCCAGCCCGTCAGGTGAAGAAGAGTGCCTAA
- a CDS encoding CopG family ribbon-helix-helix protein, producing MAVELSDPISIRLPRDVLAAVEQVAKTADRSRSWVLVHALRRYLMTEGADILAVVEGRAQIANGDAHDMDDVLDDIERIIRKPADVA from the coding sequence ATGGCCGTCGAATTGTCCGATCCGATCTCGATCCGCCTGCCACGCGATGTTCTTGCCGCGGTTGAGCAGGTCGCCAAGACCGCGGACCGGAGCAGGAGCTGGGTGCTCGTTCATGCGCTACGGCGCTACCTGATGACGGAAGGCGCCGATATCCTGGCGGTGGTTGAAGGTCGCGCTCAGATCGCCAATGGTGATGCCCACGACATGGACGACGTGCTGGATGACATCGAGCGCATCATCCGGAAACCTGCCGACGTC
- a CDS encoding DUF308 domain-containing protein — MILLLIAGIGVILAGLVAIALGIPVKEFGFGNTLILTGTIGACTGLIMISLAIVVREIRNFVPAAVDSAATAMPRPPRHELPGPGPDKASDDTEAPATRPLFSRDEPAAERAGGTPPWQDDASRNRAVPAEAPAAEEPEEPKRRNLLFSSTRRERERAEAERGAAEADGKPSESAPRPGFTEAWPAERARPELPGRPAAAEPPLIPERYVPPAPPRREAPAAEADAVTVLKSGVVDGMAYSLYSDGSIEAQMPEGMMRFASIDDLREHLDQRA; from the coding sequence ATGATTTTGCTGCTGATTGCCGGTATCGGCGTTATCCTTGCGGGTCTTGTCGCGATCGCGCTCGGGATCCCGGTCAAGGAATTCGGCTTTGGCAACACGCTGATCCTGACCGGCACGATCGGTGCCTGCACCGGCCTGATCATGATCAGCCTGGCGATCGTGGTGCGCGAAATCCGTAATTTTGTGCCCGCTGCCGTGGACAGCGCGGCAACTGCAATGCCGCGACCGCCGCGCCACGAATTGCCGGGCCCAGGCCCGGACAAGGCGTCCGACGACACCGAGGCGCCGGCGACGCGGCCGCTGTTCAGCCGCGACGAGCCTGCCGCCGAGCGGGCAGGGGGCACCCCGCCGTGGCAGGACGACGCGTCGCGAAATCGCGCCGTGCCGGCGGAAGCGCCCGCTGCCGAGGAACCTGAGGAGCCGAAGCGCCGCAACCTGCTGTTTTCCTCGACGCGCCGCGAGCGCGAGCGCGCCGAGGCCGAACGCGGCGCCGCCGAAGCCGATGGCAAGCCGTCCGAGTCGGCACCCCGCCCGGGTTTTACCGAGGCCTGGCCGGCCGAGCGTGCCCGTCCCGAACTGCCGGGCCGTCCCGCCGCCGCCGAGCCGCCATTGATCCCGGAGCGCTATGTGCCACCGGCTCCGCCGCGCCGTGAAGCGCCGGCGGCGGAGGCTGACGCGGTCACCGTGCTGAAATCCGGCGTCGTCGATGGCATGGCCTATTCGCTGTATTCCGACGGCTCGATCGAGGCGCAGATGCCGGAAGGCATGATGCGCTTCGCCTCGATCGATGATCTGCGCGAACACCTCGACCAGCGGGCGTAG
- a CDS encoding DNA helicase, with translation MRLSAPIHQLKRSARILARKERIPLHAALDWIAAQEGFAAWSLLVARVPTAAPVTGLFAQLSAGDLVLVGARPGHGKTLMSLKLAVEAMKAGRQSVFFSLEYAECDVLDRFRAIGVAPADFDGLFGFDNSDDISADYIIAALADAPRGTLVVVDYLQLLDQKRGNPDLGVQVFALQAFARRQGLIFVFISQIDRKFDPSAKPCPDLADVRLPNPVDLSLFSKTCFLNNGEVRFQAART, from the coding sequence ATGCGCCTTTCCGCACCGATTCACCAACTCAAGCGCAGCGCCAGAATTCTGGCGCGCAAGGAGCGCATTCCCCTGCATGCGGCACTTGACTGGATAGCCGCGCAAGAAGGCTTTGCCGCCTGGAGCCTGCTGGTGGCGCGCGTACCCACGGCTGCGCCGGTAACAGGATTGTTCGCGCAGTTGTCGGCCGGCGATCTCGTGCTGGTGGGCGCACGCCCGGGGCACGGCAAGACGCTGATGAGCCTGAAACTGGCAGTGGAAGCCATGAAGGCGGGCCGGCAGAGCGTGTTCTTCTCGCTGGAATATGCCGAATGCGACGTGCTCGATCGTTTTCGTGCGATCGGCGTCGCGCCCGCGGATTTCGACGGCCTGTTCGGCTTCGATAATTCCGACGACATCAGCGCCGACTACATCATCGCGGCATTGGCGGACGCGCCGCGGGGCACGCTGGTCGTGGTCGACTACCTTCAACTACTGGACCAGAAGCGCGGCAATCCGGACCTGGGAGTGCAGGTCTTCGCGCTGCAGGCGTTTGCGCGCCGACAGGGTCTGATCTTCGTGTTCATCTCGCAGATCGATCGCAAATTCGATCCGTCGGCTAAGCCATGCCCGGATCTTGCAGATGTGCGATTGCCCAATCCGGTCGATCTAAGCCTGTTCAGCAAGACGTGTTTTCTGAACAACGGCGAGGTGAGATTTCAAGCGGCGCGGACCTAA